The DNA sequence GTGGCCGCGGCATCCACCGCGCCGGTCGCGTCGCCGAGTGCCGGACCGACTCCTTCGCGCAGCGCCTTGGCCAGATGCCGGCGCTCCTCGGCCCGCGCGGCAACGGCACGTTCCTGTGAGTGCTGAACGTCCAACGAGAGCCGTACGTTCGCCGCTGCCTGGGCTATGTGGAGCGCGGCATCCCGGAGCAGTCGCAGATCGGAGGCTGAGAACCGTTCGTCGGTCGATCGGGCCGCCACTGTGAGCGCTCCGATCTCCGTACCTTGATGGGACAGCGCGAAACGCAGCGCGATGGGGGCCTCGGCGCCGTAGGCGGCCGTCACGGCCCGCACCCGTCCCGTCCTGGTGGGGCCGTCCAGTTCGACGGCCACATAGGGCAAGTGCAACGCCTCGGCCACGGTAGCGGCGGCCTCCGGCAGCACCCTGGCGGGAGCGCCGACTGCCTCAAGTCTGCGGGCGAGACCGGCCAGGGCCGCGTACGGGTCGTCGCGCAGGCCGTACACCACCCGGCTCGCGGTCTTCTGGAGCGCATTGCGCAACGGCTGGAGGGCCAAAGCCACCACACCCGTGGAGAGCAGTGAGGCCAGACCTGGGGCGGACTGCCGGAGCAGGAGCCCGGAGAGGCCCACCACACCGACGTGCAACCCGATCACGCACCCCGTCAAGCTCAGGTAGACGAGCGAGCGATTCAACAGACGGTCGATGTCGAACAAGCCGTGACGGACGATGGCCAGCGCGAGGCAGATGCTGAACACGACGAGCATCAAGTTGACCGCGGCGGTGAACCACGCGTCTCGGTCGACAAGGAACGTCCCCACTGCCACGACTGTGTCCACCAGCACCGCGAAGGCGATCCACTTGAATTGCTGTCGTGTCGGCCCTGAGGACTGCCGGAACCGCCACAGCAAGAGATAGGCGGAGAGGAGGAAGGGACAAGCCACCAGGAAAAACGACAACGGGCCCTCGTAGCGGGCGAGGAAAGTGAGTGCTGAAATGCCGAACTGATTCTCGAGCGTGGGGTAGTAGTCCTGGTCGACGGGGCCGGGAATGACGCTCGCGGACAGGGCCACCAGTAGTCCGCACGCGCTGACGTACCACGCGGCGAATCGGATCCGCCCGGCCGAGAGCTGGGCGTCAGGAAACGCCAACAGCAACAGGAAGAGAGGGAAGAGGTTCAGCGCGAAGGCCCAATTTGATACCCATCCCGACAGTGCGACCCCGGTGATGTGACGCCTGTACCCGTAGTCCGTGTATGCATGCCCCAGCGCATCGAGCAGCCCCCCGAAGCCGGATACCAGCAGCAGCCATCCGATAGGGTTGCCCGGGCGCTGTCGGGCCACGACGAACCCTGGGTAGGAGTACGCCACCAGGGCGATGGGTTCCCCTATGGCAAGCTCCCAGGTGTGCCACTCAGGGCGAGGGGCGGACTGGGTGGGCAGGACCAGGGTGAAGGTCGCCACACCCATGAGAAGGATGCTGATCCATATTGCCCAGGCCAGTTGAGGTCTCACTGGGCATCTCGCGGCCCTCGAACAATTTGCCGCGGACGCACCCATAGGTCCCTCCCCGTGCGTATGGCTCGGCTGGGTGGAATTCCGGGGAGAACGGAGGCTCGGGGAGGGGAGCGCCCATTCGGCTGGCGGGGCGCGGGACGGATGGTCAGGGACCGCCTGTCCGCGATCAGGTGGCCGACCGTGATGCCGAATGACTCTTCGACTGGCGAGCAACGAACGAAGTGAAGTCGCATCAGTCGAGGAGCAGTTGCTCCTGTCACATGACGAACGTCCCAGAACGGGGCCCAGGGAGCAAGCAATGGCCAGTGCTCGTGACGCGGTGGAACGTTTGCTGGGGATTCACACACGCCTCAGCACGGAAGTGCCAGCGAGTACTCTTCCCTTGGTGCCACCGCCACCGCGCGGTCTGCCAG is a window from the Streptomyces spectabilis genome containing:
- a CDS encoding sensor histidine kinase produces the protein MGVATFTLVLPTQSAPRPEWHTWELAIGEPIALVAYSYPGFVVARQRPGNPIGWLLLVSGFGGLLDALGHAYTDYGYRRHITGVALSGWVSNWAFALNLFPLFLLLLAFPDAQLSAGRIRFAAWYVSACGLLVALSASVIPGPVDQDYYPTLENQFGISALTFLARYEGPLSFFLVACPFLLSAYLLLWRFRQSSGPTRQQFKWIAFAVLVDTVVAVGTFLVDRDAWFTAAVNLMLVVFSICLALAIVRHGLFDIDRLLNRSLVYLSLTGCVIGLHVGVVGLSGLLLRQSAPGLASLLSTGVVALALQPLRNALQKTASRVVYGLRDDPYAALAGLARRLEAVGAPARVLPEAAATVAEALHLPYVAVELDGPTRTGRVRAVTAAYGAEAPIALRFALSHQGTEIGALTVAARSTDERFSASDLRLLRDAALHIAQAAANVRLSLDVQHSQERAVAARAEERRHLAKALREGVGPALGDATGAVDAAATLVRTDPGRGPELLAAALERIREGTENLRRISMELRSPVDQLGLREAMLSYLDRVPLAVRITLPDDIPPLPAAVEEATYRILTEAMANALQRGQADGVHVSFELAARHITLTVTADGPDPPTVDQRVADLAPALELATQIGGTCEVRRSAGGGTECTARLPRRLPGSALPEAREAPPLQPGTGRHEGDRAGGGP